Proteins from one Faecalibacterium sp. I3-3-33 genomic window:
- the fic gene encoding protein adenylyltransferase Fic yields the protein MALQNKLGLTDEVALARTEEKLSKQKALALYDTGALDTFPVGTFAGLAKIHAYLFGEIYDFAGQLRTVNIAKGNFRFAPVIYLHAALESIDAMPQATFDQIIEKYVEMNVAHPFREGNGRSTRIWLDCILKKELHQVVDWSRVDKEDYLLAMERSPIRDLEIKTLLRAALTDQINDREVYMKGIDASYHYEGYQVFKTETLAPD from the coding sequence ATGGCACTGCAAAACAAATTGGGGCTGACCGATGAGGTCGCCCTTGCCCGCACAGAGGAAAAGCTGAGCAAGCAGAAGGCACTGGCGCTGTACGATACCGGAGCGCTGGATACCTTTCCGGTAGGCACCTTTGCAGGGCTTGCAAAGATCCATGCGTATCTGTTCGGGGAGATCTACGATTTTGCCGGGCAGCTGCGCACCGTAAACATCGCTAAGGGCAATTTCCGGTTTGCGCCGGTCATCTACCTGCACGCGGCACTGGAGAGCATCGATGCCATGCCGCAGGCCACTTTTGACCAGATCATTGAAAAGTATGTGGAGATGAACGTTGCACACCCCTTCCGGGAGGGCAACGGCCGCAGCACCCGCATCTGGCTGGACTGCATCCTGAAAAAAGAACTGCATCAGGTGGTGGACTGGAGCCGCGTGGACAAGGAAGATTATCTTCTTGCCATGGAGCGCAGCCCCATCAGGGACTTGGAAATCAAGACTCTGCTGCGTGCGGCGTTGACGGATCAGATCAATGACCGCGAAGTGTATATGAAGGGCATTGATGCAAGCTACCATTATGAGGGCTATCAGGTTTTTAAAACAGAGACCCTTGCACCGGATTGA
- the ispG gene encoding flavodoxin-dependent (E)-4-hydroxy-3-methylbut-2-enyl-diphosphate synthase yields the protein MRQKKREVKIGNVTIGGSNPIAVQTMLNVPVEDIEGNVAQAKRCEAAGCQILRVTCPSPADAKCIEAVKNAVNIPIVADIHFDYKAALACADVGVDKIRINPGNIGDDDRVKAVVDACQQKNIPIRIGVNGGSLEKHILARYGAPTPEAMVESALYHVRLLEMFDFNNIVISIKNSNVPRMMEAYRQLSAVTDYPLHVGVTEAGTYQMGLLKSGMGIGGMLLEGIGDTIRVSLAAEPEKEVEAGFNILRAVGFPVTGPEVITCPTCGRTQYPCTEIANEVEKRLQGYKKSIKVAVMGCVVNGPGEAREADIGIAGGKGEAVLFIHGKPIKKLTGDNILDQFMDEIYKL from the coding sequence ATGCGGCAGAAAAAACGCGAAGTGAAGATCGGCAATGTGACCATCGGCGGCAGCAACCCCATTGCGGTGCAGACCATGCTCAATGTGCCGGTGGAGGACATCGAGGGCAATGTGGCGCAGGCCAAGCGGTGCGAGGCCGCAGGCTGCCAGATCTTGCGGGTCACCTGCCCCAGCCCGGCGGATGCAAAGTGCATCGAGGCTGTCAAGAACGCGGTGAATATCCCCATCGTGGCAGATATCCACTTTGACTACAAGGCAGCGCTGGCCTGCGCCGACGTAGGTGTTGATAAGATCCGCATCAACCCGGGCAACATCGGCGACGACGACCGGGTAAAGGCGGTGGTGGACGCCTGCCAGCAGAAGAACATCCCCATCCGCATCGGCGTCAACGGCGGCAGTCTGGAAAAGCACATTCTGGCCCGCTACGGCGCACCCACCCCGGAAGCCATGGTGGAAAGCGCTTTGTACCATGTGCGGCTGCTGGAAATGTTCGATTTCAATAACATCGTCATTTCCATAAAAAACTCCAACGTGCCCCGCATGATGGAAGCCTACCGCCAGCTCAGCGCCGTCACCGACTACCCGCTCCATGTGGGAGTCACCGAAGCCGGTACCTATCAGATGGGTCTGCTGAAAAGCGGCATGGGCATCGGCGGGATGCTGCTGGAGGGCATCGGCGACACCATCCGCGTGTCGCTGGCTGCCGAGCCGGAAAAAGAGGTGGAGGCAGGCTTCAACATCCTGCGCGCCGTGGGCTTCCCGGTCACCGGACCGGAGGTCATCACCTGTCCCACCTGCGGACGCACCCAGTACCCCTGCACCGAGATCGCCAACGAGGTGGAAAAGCGGCTGCAAGGCTATAAAAAGTCCATCAAGGTGGCCGTGATGGGCTGCGTTGTCAACGGCCCCGGCGAAGCGCGTGAAGCCGATATCGGCATTGCGGGCGGCAAGGGTGAGGCCGTGCTGTTCATCCACGGCAAGCCCATCAAAAAGCTGACCGGCGATAACATTCTGGATCAGTTCATGGACGAGATCTATAAACTGTAA
- a CDS encoding M50 family metallopeptidase codes for MSFIITILAALLVFSAVIAIHEFGHFTVAKLCGIQVNEFSIGMGPVLWKKNHKGTQYSLRALPVGGFVALEGEESPESQQAEAARDAREDNFSSSKHDLNILSTESDGEVQEKPAGIPLNEAPVWQRVLVMVAGAVMNFVLGFVVLVILITAQNEPITSKTIYAIQDGALCGQTGLQAGDKVLAVNGRRCFVANDILYELVRTQSYSADFTVLRDGQKVQLPGVQFDTWQDEKGETHMSIGFSVYGLEKTPGNVLREAGNSVLYYGRIVFTSLVDLVRGRESINNLSGPVGIVSAIGQAASYGWQDLLELLALITVNLGILNLLPFPALDGGKVVFLVIEGVTGHAVPEKLQSVLTLATFGLLFGLMLFATYNDILRLITGTV; via the coding sequence ATGTCATTTATTATCACCATCCTTGCCGCGCTGCTTGTGTTCAGTGCGGTGATTGCCATCCACGAGTTCGGGCATTTTACTGTGGCAAAGCTCTGCGGCATTCAGGTCAACGAGTTTTCCATCGGCATGGGGCCGGTGCTCTGGAAAAAGAACCATAAAGGCACCCAGTACAGCCTGCGTGCCCTGCCTGTGGGCGGCTTTGTAGCACTGGAAGGGGAGGAAAGCCCCGAAAGCCAGCAGGCAGAGGCCGCCCGCGATGCACGGGAGGATAATTTTTCTTCTTCTAAACATGACTTAAATATACTTAGTACAGAAAGTGATGGAGAAGTTCAGGAAAAGCCTGCCGGCATCCCCCTGAACGAAGCGCCGGTGTGGCAGCGGGTACTGGTCATGGTGGCCGGTGCGGTCATGAACTTTGTGCTGGGCTTTGTGGTGCTGGTGATCCTCATCACCGCCCAGAACGAGCCCATCACCAGCAAGACCATCTATGCCATTCAGGACGGTGCCCTCTGCGGGCAGACCGGCCTGCAGGCGGGGGACAAGGTTCTGGCGGTGAATGGCCGCCGCTGCTTTGTGGCCAACGATATCCTGTACGAGCTGGTGCGCACCCAGTCTTACAGTGCGGATTTTACCGTACTGCGGGACGGCCAAAAGGTGCAGCTGCCGGGGGTGCAGTTCGACACATGGCAGGATGAAAAAGGCGAGACCCACATGAGCATCGGTTTTTCCGTCTATGGACTGGAAAAGACCCCCGGCAACGTGCTGCGGGAGGCGGGCAACAGCGTGCTGTACTATGGGCGCATCGTGTTCACCTCCCTTGTGGACTTAGTGCGCGGGCGGGAGAGCATCAACAACCTTTCCGGTCCGGTGGGCATCGTGTCGGCCATCGGGCAGGCCGCCAGCTACGGCTGGCAGGACTTGCTGGAACTGCTGGCGCTGATTACCGTCAACCTTGGTATCCTCAACCTACTGCCCTTCCCGGCGCTGGATGGCGGCAAGGTGGTATTTTTGGTCATTGAAGGCGTCACCGGCCATGCTGTGCCGGAAAAGCTGCAAAGCGTGCTCACCCTTGCAACCTTCGGGCTGCTGTTCGGGCTGATGCTCTTTGCAACCTACAACGATATTCTCCGGCTTATTACCGGGACAGTATAA
- the dxr gene encoding 1-deoxy-D-xylulose-5-phosphate reductoisomerase: MSKKITLLGSTGSIGTQSLDVIRAQGYEVYGLSAHSHVEKILQQIEEFHPKYVCMTDPDAAAKLDAALAGRANAPKLLTGPEGLKELAALDGPDVVLNSVVGIAGLGASLCAIESGHDLALANKESLVTGGHLVTQAVEKHGVQLLPVDSEHSAIFQCLQDKESAPSLTKILLTASGGPFFGMTTEQLRGKTRADALKHPNWNMGAKITIDSATLMNKGLELIEAVWLFGLPPEKIQIVVQRQSIVHSAVQFSDNSIIAQLGVPDMRIPIQYALTYPKRVPGVVPELDFTTLKLLTFDVADEETFRCLAACKKAIRKGGLGPCAANGANEEAVKLFLEDKIGFLDIGRLVEAVVDSDSFGGDYTLADVYECDRMARAFVRAHL, from the coding sequence ATGTCTAAAAAAATTACGCTGCTGGGTTCTACCGGTTCCATTGGTACCCAGAGTCTGGATGTCATCCGCGCCCAAGGGTACGAGGTCTACGGCCTTTCTGCCCACAGCCATGTGGAAAAGATCTTGCAGCAGATCGAGGAGTTCCACCCGAAATACGTCTGCATGACCGACCCGGACGCCGCCGCAAAGCTGGATGCTGCGCTGGCTGGCCGGGCAAATGCGCCCAAGCTGCTCACCGGCCCGGAGGGGCTGAAAGAGCTGGCTGCGCTGGACGGCCCGGACGTGGTGCTGAACAGCGTTGTGGGCATTGCCGGCCTTGGTGCCAGCCTGTGCGCCATTGAGAGCGGCCACGACTTGGCACTGGCCAACAAGGAAAGCCTTGTCACCGGCGGTCATCTGGTCACACAGGCTGTGGAAAAGCACGGCGTACAGCTGCTTCCTGTGGACAGCGAACACTCCGCCATCTTCCAGTGCCTGCAGGATAAGGAGAGCGCCCCCAGCCTGACCAAAATTCTGCTCACTGCCTCCGGCGGTCCCTTCTTCGGTATGACCACCGAGCAGCTGCGCGGCAAGACCCGTGCAGACGCCCTTAAACACCCCAACTGGAATATGGGCGCGAAGATCACCATCGACTCCGCCACCCTGATGAACAAGGGTCTGGAACTCATCGAGGCTGTATGGCTCTTTGGTCTGCCGCCGGAAAAAATCCAAATCGTGGTGCAGCGCCAGAGCATCGTCCACTCTGCGGTGCAGTTTAGCGATAATTCGATCATTGCCCAGCTGGGTGTGCCGGATATGCGCATCCCCATCCAGTACGCTCTGACCTACCCCAAGCGTGTGCCGGGCGTAGTGCCGGAGCTGGATTTCACCACCCTGAAGCTGCTCACCTTCGATGTAGCCGATGAAGAGACCTTCCGTTGCCTTGCCGCCTGCAAAAAGGCCATTCGCAAGGGCGGTCTTGGCCCCTGCGCCGCCAACGGTGCCAACGAGGAAGCCGTTAAGCTGTTCCTTGAGGATAAAATCGGCTTTTTGGATATCGGCCGCTTGGTGGAGGCTGTTGTGGACAGCGACAGCTTTGGCGGCGATTATACGCTGGCAGACGTATACGAGTGCGACCGCATGGCGCGCGCATTCGTGCGGGCACACCTGTAA
- a CDS encoding phosphatidate cytidylyltransferase, translated as MKTRIITAIVGILVLIGVMFTFNTMVFNLVIAAITLIAVHEIYSALGFEKKDWLMYAVLVPYTLLVMLSSYSAMRKLVMPMSFVLVTFFAIYLVVRNGTISYQKASGLLVFSGIVIFCFYSFVLLKERLPVEKYGYDAVFFILLILCFAWGGDTCAYFAGRAFGKHKLCPVVSPKKTVEGAIGGVLGTMVFGVVATLIYSIAANRMEAFTRSNIGVSMYVIIALLGCIAAVLGIYGDLFASVVKRQCGIKDYGTIFPGHGGILDRFDSVMFIAPFVTMVITAVFYA; from the coding sequence ATGAAAACACGCATTATTACTGCAATCGTGGGCATTCTGGTGCTCATTGGCGTGATGTTTACCTTCAACACCATGGTGTTCAATCTGGTGATTGCAGCCATCACCCTGATCGCCGTCCACGAAATTTACAGCGCCCTCGGCTTTGAAAAAAAGGACTGGCTCATGTACGCTGTGCTTGTACCCTACACATTGCTGGTCATGCTTTCCAGTTACAGTGCCATGCGCAAGCTGGTCATGCCGATGTCTTTTGTGCTGGTAACCTTTTTTGCCATCTATCTGGTGGTGCGCAATGGCACCATCAGCTATCAGAAGGCCAGCGGTCTTTTGGTGTTTTCGGGCATCGTGATCTTCTGCTTCTACTCCTTCGTCCTGCTCAAGGAGCGTCTCCCGGTGGAAAAGTACGGCTATGACGCTGTTTTCTTCATTCTGCTCATCCTCTGCTTTGCATGGGGCGGCGATACCTGCGCCTACTTTGCAGGCCGCGCCTTCGGCAAGCACAAGCTGTGCCCGGTGGTCAGTCCCAAAAAGACGGTGGAGGGTGCCATCGGCGGCGTGCTGGGCACCATGGTGTTCGGCGTGGTCGCTACCCTCATCTACTCTATTGCGGCAAACCGCATGGAAGCCTTTACCCGCTCTAATATCGGCGTTTCCATGTATGTTATTATCGCGCTGCTGGGCTGCATCGCCGCAGTGCTGGGCATCTACGGCGACCTGTTTGCCAGCGTGGTCAAGCGCCAGTGCGGCATTAAGGACTACGGCACCATCTTCCCGGGTCACGGCGGCATTCTGGATCGCTTTGATAGTGTGATGTTCATTGCACCCTTCGTGACCATGGTCATCACCGCCGTGTTCTACGCCTGA
- the uppS gene encoding polyprenyl diphosphate synthase, translated as MAHPKEFAEGLSIGIIMDGNGRWAKNRGLPRTAGHKKGAAVFKDIANYCDELGVASVYFYAFSTENWKRPLEEVGAIMKLFAQYLIEGFDYKNRNIRIKFLGDRTALDPKLQKMMNELEGDSACKTGMTLNIAINYGGRPEIVRAAQQLAAKAAAGEIRPEDINEQMMSDAMYTAGQKDPDFILRPSGEKRLSNFMLWQAAYSELVEMDVLWPDFTRADLDTAIEEFNHRSRRFGGI; from the coding sequence ATGGCACACCCCAAAGAATTTGCCGAAGGCCTTTCCATCGGCATCATTATGGACGGCAATGGCCGCTGGGCGAAAAACCGCGGCCTGCCCCGCACCGCAGGACACAAAAAGGGTGCGGCGGTGTTCAAGGATATTGCCAACTATTGCGATGAACTTGGCGTAGCATCGGTGTATTTCTACGCGTTCTCCACCGAGAACTGGAAGCGCCCGCTGGAAGAGGTGGGTGCCATCATGAAGCTGTTCGCCCAGTACCTCATCGAGGGCTTTGACTACAAAAACCGCAATATCCGCATCAAATTCTTAGGCGACCGCACCGCGCTGGACCCCAAGCTGCAAAAGATGATGAACGAGCTGGAAGGGGACTCTGCCTGCAAGACCGGCATGACCCTGAACATCGCCATCAATTACGGCGGCCGCCCGGAGATCGTGCGGGCAGCGCAGCAGCTGGCTGCAAAGGCCGCAGCAGGCGAGATCCGCCCCGAGGACATCAACGAGCAGATGATGAGCGATGCCATGTACACCGCCGGACAGAAGGACCCGGACTTTATCCTGCGTCCCAGCGGAGAAAAGCGGCTGTCCAACTTTATGCTCTGGCAGGCCGCCTATTCGGAGCTGGTGGAGATGGATGTGCTCTGGCCGGACTTTACCCGCGCCGATCTGGACACCGCCATTGAGGAGTTCAACCACCGCAGCCGCCGGTTCGGCGGCATCTGA
- the frr gene encoding ribosome recycling factor, with product MSSNTKVFEDKMKSSVEHLSRELAAVRAGRANPAVLDKVVVDYYGAPTPIQQLAAVAVSEARTLTITPWDRTLLRPISKAIMASDVGITPIDDGVTIRLNFPAPNEERRKQLAKEVSKLGEDAKVAVRNVRRDAMDKAKAMKKAGELTEDTQKTMEEDVQKLTDKYIKNIDAAVEEKQKEIMAV from the coding sequence ATGAGCAGCAACACCAAGGTTTTCGAAGATAAGATGAAGAGCTCTGTGGAGCACCTGAGCCGCGAGCTGGCCGCTGTGCGCGCAGGCCGCGCAAACCCCGCCGTGCTGGATAAGGTGGTCGTGGATTACTACGGTGCTCCCACCCCCATCCAGCAGTTGGCCGCTGTGGCAGTCTCTGAGGCACGCACCCTCACCATCACCCCTTGGGATCGCACCCTGCTGCGTCCCATTAGCAAGGCAATCATGGCCAGCGATGTGGGCATTACCCCCATTGATGACGGCGTTACCATCCGCCTGAACTTCCCCGCACCCAACGAGGAGCGCCGCAAGCAGCTGGCTAAGGAAGTCTCCAAACTGGGCGAGGACGCCAAGGTTGCCGTGCGTAACGTGCGCCGCGACGCCATGGATAAGGCCAAGGCCATGAAGAAGGCTGGCGAGTTGACCGAGGACACCCAGAAAACCATGGAAGAAGATGTCCAGAAGCTGACCGATAAGTATATCAAGAACATTGATGCTGCCGTGGAAGAAAAGCAGAAGGAGATCATGGCCGTCTGA
- the pyrH gene encoding UMP kinase, translating to MALKYKRILLKISGEALGGEKGMGFDEPTMDAICGGVKKAHELGVQIGIVVGGGNFWRGRSSGKMERTLADKIGMLATVMNALAVSDKLEQLGVPTEVFTSITMPQVAPAFTRKDALRAMDEGKIAVFGGGTGNPFFSTDTATALRAVEVSADVMFKATMVDGVYDKDPHKYPDAKKYDTLTFTKVLEDQLAVMDGTAATLCRDNKLPILVFDLADPDNIARAVQGENVGTLVYEG from the coding sequence ATGGCATTGAAATACAAGCGTATCCTTCTGAAGATCAGCGGCGAAGCGCTGGGCGGCGAAAAGGGCATGGGCTTTGATGAGCCCACCATGGACGCCATTTGCGGCGGCGTGAAAAAGGCACACGAGCTGGGCGTGCAGATCGGTATCGTTGTGGGCGGCGGCAACTTCTGGCGCGGTCGTTCCAGCGGCAAGATGGAGCGCACGCTGGCCGATAAGATCGGTATGCTGGCTACGGTGATGAATGCACTGGCCGTCTCTGATAAGCTGGAGCAGCTGGGCGTGCCCACCGAGGTGTTCACCTCGATCACCATGCCGCAGGTGGCCCCTGCCTTTACCCGCAAGGATGCTCTGCGTGCTATGGACGAGGGCAAGATCGCTGTGTTCGGCGGCGGCACCGGCAACCCCTTCTTCTCTACCGATACGGCTACCGCCCTGCGCGCCGTGGAGGTGAGCGCTGATGTGATGTTCAAGGCAACCATGGTGGACGGCGTCTACGATAAGGACCCCCACAAGTACCCGGACGCAAAAAAGTACGATACCCTTACCTTTACCAAGGTGCTGGAGGATCAGCTGGCCGTTATGGACGGCACCGCAGCTACCCTGTGCCGCGACAACAAGCTGCCCATTCTGGTGTTTGATCTGGCCGACCCGGACAACATCGCACGGGCTGTGCAGGGCGAGAACGTGGGCACGCTGGTCTACGAGGGCTGA
- a CDS encoding DNA alkylation repair protein: MPEVDAIRAQLFALQDKEYQVFYSRLMPTLPSETVIGVRVPLLRRLAKRLAGTPEAETFLQCLPHSYYEENALHAFLLEHVRDYGTALAATERFLPYVDNWAVCDSFSPKVFAQHKPELLPAIRRWLSSDRTYTVRYGIGMLMRYYLDDAFRPEYLVWVAAVHSEEYYVNMMRAWYFATALAKQPTAALPWLTEKRLDVWTHNKTIQKAVESYRIPPEQKQALRALRIRSQKLCEERCV, from the coding sequence ATGCCGGAAGTGGATGCGATCCGTGCGCAGCTGTTTGCGCTGCAAGATAAGGAATATCAGGTCTTTTACAGCCGCCTGATGCCCACTCTGCCATCGGAGACGGTGATCGGGGTGCGGGTGCCGCTGCTGCGCAGGTTGGCAAAGCGGCTGGCAGGCACCCCGGAAGCGGAGACGTTTCTGCAATGCCTGCCGCATTCTTATTATGAAGAAAACGCGCTCCATGCCTTTCTGCTGGAGCATGTCCGGGATTACGGCACAGCGCTGGCGGCCACCGAGCGCTTTTTGCCCTATGTGGATAACTGGGCAGTCTGCGATAGCTTCAGCCCCAAGGTGTTTGCGCAGCATAAGCCGGAGCTGCTGCCTGCTATCCGGCGCTGGCTGAGCTCTGACCGGACGTATACCGTGCGCTACGGGATCGGGATGCTGATGCGGTATTATCTGGACGATGCCTTCCGGCCGGAATATCTGGTTTGGGTGGCGGCGGTGCACAGCGAGGAATACTATGTCAATATGATGCGGGCGTGGTATTTTGCCACTGCACTGGCAAAGCAGCCCACAGCGGCGCTGCCGTGGCTGACCGAAAAGCGGCTGGACGTGTGGACGCACAACAAGACCATTCAGAAAGCGGTGGAAAGCTACCGCATCCCCCCGGAGCAAAAGCAGGCTTTGCGGGCGCTGCGCATTCGTTCACAAAAGCTTTGCGAAGAACGGTGCGTTTGA
- the spo0A gene encoding sporulation transcription factor Spo0A, which produces MDKVRFLMSDTGAQITEACREALEQKGVEVTVVEKDGNKVLQKMLAVRPQVVLLDAFMPGLDALAVKQRYNAAGERHTSFFVTGAFQSEEMVQELLDEGFAYYFVKPFDESVLAARVLKAASGQEKHLLHTSVDSDELTVTEILHQIGVPAHIKGYQFLRDAILLTMNEPEYINAVTKRLYPEIAKKNGTTASRVERAIRHAIEVAWDRGDVDTLNSYFGYTIHNLRGKPTNSEFIAMIADKMRLDKRQRVG; this is translated from the coding sequence ATGGATAAAGTGAGATTCTTGATGTCGGATACCGGTGCTCAGATCACAGAAGCCTGTCGTGAGGCGCTGGAGCAAAAGGGCGTGGAAGTGACCGTTGTGGAAAAGGATGGAAATAAAGTTTTGCAGAAGATGCTGGCGGTTCGCCCGCAGGTAGTGCTGCTGGACGCCTTTATGCCCGGGCTGGATGCACTGGCGGTCAAGCAGCGCTACAACGCCGCAGGCGAGCGCCACACCTCGTTTTTTGTCACCGGCGCGTTCCAGAGCGAGGAAATGGTACAGGAGCTGCTGGACGAGGGCTTTGCTTATTATTTCGTCAAGCCTTTTGATGAGAGCGTCCTTGCCGCTCGGGTGCTCAAGGCAGCCAGCGGACAGGAAAAGCACCTGCTCCACACCAGCGTGGACAGCGATGAGTTGACCGTTACCGAAATATTGCACCAGATTGGCGTGCCTGCGCACATCAAGGGCTACCAGTTCCTGCGGGATGCCATTCTGCTCACGATGAATGAGCCGGAGTACATCAACGCCGTGACCAAGCGCCTGTACCCGGAGATCGCCAAGAAAAACGGCACCACCGCCAGCCGGGTGGAGCGCGCCATCCGCCACGCCATCGAGGTGGCATGGGATAGGGGAGACGTGGATACCCTCAATAGCTACTTCGGCTATACCATCCATAACCTGCGCGGAAAACCGACGAACTCGGAGTTCATCGCAATGATAGCTGACAAGATGCGGCTGGATAAACGGCAGCGGGTGGGATAA
- the spoIVB gene encoding SpoIVB peptidase, producing the protein MSKHSIVRWGKIMGAYLLVAAVAALGWLWCALPEEVYLEPGQSLALPRFGWVEPLRGHGSRNVASTRAAGSYQTTLALGGWLPVKTIRATVMQRPTVTVCGTPFGVKMFSEGALVVGFSEVHTAAGTVNPAKQAGLRLGDRVIRMGNTVTETNEQVHAALEAAAGAAVEVIYVRKGEQRQTTLLPVWDTQNAQWRAGMWVRDSSAGVGTLTFVDAQAGVFAGLGHPISDSDTGEQVALRSGEIVACQIVGCTGGTAGSPGELKGKFISDHALGRICINGENGVYGTVSTAIAGQQTELAFAQEVLPGAAEILTTTSGETPRSYRVYIEKVNDADPRRNMVLRVTDPALLAQTGGIVQGMSGSPILQNGRLVGAVTHVLVNDPTRGYGIFAQTMLEQAHSVPGKDAAA; encoded by the coding sequence ATGTCCAAGCACAGCATCGTCCGGTGGGGGAAGATCATGGGTGCCTATCTGCTGGTGGCCGCCGTGGCGGCGCTGGGCTGGCTGTGGTGCGCCCTGCCAGAGGAGGTCTATCTGGAACCGGGGCAGTCCCTTGCGCTGCCCCGCTTTGGCTGGGTGGAGCCGCTGCGCGGGCACGGCAGCCGCAACGTGGCCAGCACTCGGGCGGCAGGCAGCTATCAGACCACGCTGGCGCTGGGCGGCTGGCTGCCGGTCAAGACCATCCGCGCCACCGTGATGCAGCGCCCCACGGTCACGGTATGCGGCACGCCTTTTGGAGTGAAGATGTTCTCGGAGGGGGCGCTTGTGGTGGGCTTTTCCGAGGTGCACACTGCCGCCGGTACGGTGAACCCTGCAAAGCAGGCGGGGCTGCGACTGGGCGACCGGGTCATCCGCATGGGAAACACCGTCACCGAGACCAACGAGCAGGTCCATGCCGCGCTGGAAGCCGCTGCCGGTGCGGCGGTGGAGGTGATCTACGTCCGCAAAGGAGAGCAGCGGCAGACCACCCTTTTGCCGGTGTGGGATACCCAGAACGCCCAGTGGCGGGCGGGGATGTGGGTGCGGGATTCCTCCGCCGGGGTGGGCACCCTGACCTTTGTAGATGCGCAGGCTGGGGTGTTTGCCGGGCTGGGACACCCCATCAGTGACAGCGACACCGGCGAGCAGGTCGCCCTGCGCAGCGGTGAGATCGTGGCCTGCCAGATCGTTGGTTGCACCGGCGGTACCGCCGGCAGCCCCGGAGAGTTGAAGGGCAAATTTATCAGCGACCACGCCCTTGGCAGAATTTGTATCAACGGCGAAAACGGCGTTTACGGCACGGTAAGCACCGCCATTGCCGGGCAGCAGACAGAGCTTGCCTTTGCGCAGGAGGTGCTGCCCGGTGCGGCAGAGATCCTGACCACTACCAGCGGCGAAACACCCCGCAGCTACCGTGTCTATATTGAAAAGGTGAACGATGCCGACCCGCGCCGCAACATGGTGCTGCGCGTCACCGACCCGGCACTGCTGGCGCAGACCGGCGGCATCGTGCAGGGAATGAGCGGCAGCCCCATTCTGCAAAACGGGCGGCTGGTGGGTGCAGTGACCCATGTGCTGGTCAATGACCCGACACGAGGCTACGGTATTTTTGCACAAACCATGCTGGAACAGGCACATTCCGTGCCCGGAAAGGATGCAGCAGCATAA